A region of the Clostridium estertheticum subsp. estertheticum genome:
AGGCGCAAGTTTTGTTTTAAATCCTTTGGCTATTTTCGGTAAATCAAGTGCAAGTCCTGCACCAGATATTATTAAATCTATACCTTCTTCTAAAGCTACCGTTGTTAGTTCTTCATAATTATTCATAGCTACCATAATGTTTATCCCAATTATACCTTTAGGACTTAATTCTCTAGCTCGCCTAATTTCATTTCTTAATGCTCTTTTGTTTGCTTCCTTTGCATTAGTTGCAAAGTCTTCCTCATTAAATCCAATTTGGGCAGTAGATATTATCCCAATTCCACCCTCATTTGCAACAGCTGATGCGAGCTTTGATAAAGATACTCCCACTCCCATACCACCCTGAATTATAGGAATACGTGCTATTAATTCTCCAATTTTTAAAGGAGGTAACTTCATAATTATCCTCTCCCTTTGCTTAGATTTTCAACTAGTTTGATAGTCAAAGTATATATATTTTTATATTCCATGTCAAGATAAAAGTATCTTACAACTAATTCAAATGTTTTTTAATAACAAAGTTTTTCATTTCCATTCTTTTTAGTTTTTATAGTAGTTTACGGTATCAATTTACTTTTCCTAATATCACTAGCAATTATACAAAACTCTTATAGGATTTGGATGACCAGTAAATCTGGGGTTGATGTAAAAGTTTAGGCTATACGCTATTGCTTTTTAGAATTACTTCTATTATTAGTATTTATTCTTTTAACTACCTTTGAATTTTATAAGATTGATAAAACCGCAGCTTATCTTATGATTCCATATATTGCTTGGGTATCATTTGCTGGAGTTTTAAATTATAATATATGGATGCTTAATTAAAAATCTTTATGATTAAATACTTAGGAGGAAATATGAACTCAGATTATAAAATAAAACAAATAACCAGATTGTATGACAGTTGTAATCAATGTGGGTTGCCTATTATAAATTGCCTCTGTTCTACAGCACCTAAGGTAAAAACGTCCTCAAAATTTTGGATCTTATCTACAGAAAAAGAATTTTATAGACCTTCTAATACTGCGAGACTATTGAAACTCATAAACCCACATTCTACAGAGCTTTTTCTTTGGGAAAGAACAAAAATGCCAGATAAATTAATAACAAACTTAAATAATGATATATATGAACCATTTTTGCTTTTCCCCATAGAAGATAATCAAACAAAGTGCCCGAAACTTGAATACAAAAGTGAAAGGAAAATTCCTGCCTTTATTATTATAGACGGTACATGGAAGGAAGCACGAAAAATACTTAGGAAAAGTTCCTATTTAGAAAATCTTCCAATTATTTCATTAGAACCAAACTTTAAGTCTATATATGATTTAAGAAGAGGTGCAAAAGATGGCAATTTATGTACAATAGAAACCGCAATAGAGGTACTAGCTATAAGTGGTGATGATAAGCATTCACAGGTAATAAATGATTTTTATAATTTATTTTTAAAAAGCTATAAGGCAGGCTTAAGTGGTCACAAACTTATAACTTCTAATAAAAATTGAAGATGCCATCCAAAATGATGTCATCTTCAATTTTTTTTAATATCTAAAATATCCATATTAAAAACAAATAATCTAATAATCAAAATCACTGAATCGGTTGCTGAAAATTTTGAGATTGCTGGTCTTTAATTTTCTGTTTACCTTCCTCCATAAATTGTGAATCCTTTGGAGATAACATATACAAAATTTCTTGAAGCTCCCCAACGTGCCTTCTTTCTTCATCTGCAATATGATTTAAAATTTTTTTAACTCTTTCATCAGATGTAGACATCGAATGAGCTTCATAACCTATAATAGCCTCAAGTTCACCTGAAATATCAACACGAATTGCTTGAGCAAGCTCATCATTTGACATTTGTCTTGGTACATTTGCAACGAATGGATTTCCGAGTAAAGCCATAGTTTATTCCTCCCTTTTAATTTAAACATATTTTTAGCATCATCGTTATATTTTATTCATTTATAAGTTTGCTCCAATTTAAGATGAAAATGCGTATTCTTGTATATTTTGTAGTGTAAAACCCATGTCGTCCTCTGATCTTTATGGAATGAAATTATTAGTTGTTCTATAAATATTATGGATTAATGTAGTAATGTTGGATATAATATGATTTATAAGTTATAAAAATTCGTAATTAAAGGGTGGTAATATGAGAATACCGAATCATATCGGAATAATTCCCGATGGAAATAGAAGATGGTCCATAAATAATGGTTTACCTAAGGACAAAGGATATACTTATGGATTAGACCCTGGTCTATCTTTGTATAAACTTTGCAAA
Encoded here:
- a CDS encoding tRNA-uridine aminocarboxypropyltransferase translates to MNSDYKIKQITRLYDSCNQCGLPIINCLCSTAPKVKTSSKFWILSTEKEFYRPSNTARLLKLINPHSTELFLWERTKMPDKLITNLNNDIYEPFLLFPIEDNQTKCPKLEYKSERKIPAFIIIDGTWKEARKILRKSSYLENLPIISLEPNFKSIYDLRRGAKDGNLCTIETAIEVLAISGDDKHSQVINDFYNLFLKSYKAGLSGHKLITSNKN
- a CDS encoding demethoxyubiquinone hydroxylase family protein yields the protein MALLGNPFVANVPRQMSNDELAQAIRVDISGELEAIIGYEAHSMSTSDERVKKILNHIADEERRHVGELQEILYMLSPKDSQFMEEGKQKIKDQQSQNFQQPIQ